A stretch of DNA from Thiomicrospira sp. XS5:
TAGCGGTTTCCACTTCGTTCCAAGCGCGCAAAGCGTTGTCTTGGGTGCCGCCTTTGCAGTGTTTGATAATGTCGGAGACTTTCGGCCACCACTTGCCTTCTTCCGGGTGCTGCATATGGGCGTTGAAGGCTTCTTGAACCTGCTCTATGGAATAGTCTTTTAGTCCGTTCCAGTACATTTCAAACGTAAGGTCGGTTAAGTCCTTTTCGTAATAAGCGAAAACCCAGCTGAGGATTTTCGAGAACTTTTCCATGTCTTGTACTTGCATAGGCGTTCCTGAGCGAATTCCGGTGTTAATGACGGTTTTGGTTGTTTGAGTTTGTATGATTGAATGTCGAATTATCTTATCATTTTTCACCCAATGCTGTGGTTTCAATTCGCATTCAAATTCGACCCGGTCGGGTGACAAATGTCATTGGGTTTTGCCGATTGTTTTGCTGTCGGCATCGGCCAAAAGCGAGTAGAATGAAAGCTTGAGTTTTAACGAAGCAGGGCAGTCCGTGATAAAAGCGCTTTTGACAATATGCAGGGTCGGAACCGGGCCGACTTCCCGTCGGGTGCTTACAGGCTTGGCGCTGTCTTGTCTGGCGTCGTTTTCGGTATCGGCGGCCACTTTGGAATCGGAGATGGCGAAAAGGCCAGCTTCGGGGCTCTTGCTGCTGAACGCCGCCGAGCAACCGTTGGTATCGAATCAGGCGGAGCGGTTATTGATTCCGGCTTCGACCACCAAGCTGGTGACGGGCTACTTGGCATTGGATCACTGGGGGCGCGATCACCGTTTTAAAACCGATTTCCGGGTGGTGAGACGAGCGTCGGACGGCGCGGTGATTTTGTGGGTAAAAGGCTATGGCGACCCGTTTTTGGTGTCGGAAGAATTGCAGAAAATCGCGACACGCCTGGCATCCGCTCTGGCGGATCGAGGCGTGTCGCACTTGGATGCGATTTATCTGGATGTTGGTTATTTTCAGCCCGGTTTGGTCTTGCCCGGCACCACGGGTACTCTGAATCCTTATGATGCGCATCCGAGTGCGTTGGCGGCGAATTTCAATACTCTGTTTTTGAAGTCGGACGAGGGCGAAATCGTGTCGGCTGAATCGCAAACCCCTTTGACGCGTTTGGCGGTTAAGATCGGTCATGAAACCGACCTCAGTGAGGGGCGCTTTAACCTGGGGCCGGACGTGCGTTTGGGGCAGCGTTATTTTGCCGAATTGCTGAGCGCATTTTTGACGCGGCAGGGTGTAACTGTAGTGGACGATGTTCAGTGGCATCCGATGGTTGAAGCCAAAGGCGCGGGACTGCGCGAGCTATTGAGTTATCGCCACCTGAATTCCTTGACGCTGGGAGAAATGGTGGCGCCGATGATGCGTTATTCGACCAATTTTATTGCCAATCAATTGGCGCTGAAACTCGCAGCAGACGCCTATGGCGAACCGGCTACGGCGGATAAGGTGAAGCAGTTGTTGAACAGTCGTTTAAAGCGCCGTTTCGGTTGGCGGGATTTTTATCTGGAAGACGGTGCCGGTTTGTCGCGTGAAAATCGGTTGAGTGCGCGGCAGTTGGTGGACGTGTTGGTACGTTTTCGTCCCTGGAAAGATCTGTTACCGGAAGTGGAAGCGGATGTGTATGCTAAAACCGGCACCTTGATCGGGGTCAGCGCTTTGGCGGGCTATATCAAAAATGACCAGGCCTGGTCACCGTTTGCCTTGCTGGTGAACCAGAAGGTGCCGTTTCATTATCGCAATCAAGTGGCGTTGCAGTTAAAACAACGTTTGGCGAATGAGACGACGGCGCAGCTCAGTCAACGCCCAGAATCTTATGGGTCTGCAAACTGAGTTTCCATTGCGGGTGTGATAAGCAATAATCCAAAGTGGCTTTGAGGTTTCGGGCCTGAATCGTTGGGTTGGCATCGTCCATGGCTTGCAGGTAGAAGTGGTCAAACGTCAAACCGGCGACTTTTTCTGGCGGACAATCGGTCTGCGGGTACACCAGTTTCAATTCATCCCCTTCATCCAAAATCAATGGCGCATTGGCCTTGGGGCTGACGCAAATCCAGTCGATGCCTTGCGGTGCCTTTTGGGTGCCGTTGGTTTCAATCGCAATTTCAAAACCGTGCTCGTGAAACGTATCCACCAAGGTTTGGTCCACTTGTAACAGTGGTTCACCACCGGTCAAAACCACAAACGGGTGAGGGCGTGCTGGGTTTTTGTCGCTTGGGTTGGTTTCCGGCCAGAGGGTCAACAGATGTTCGGCCAGGTCGTCAGCGGTTTTGAATTGTCCGCCGTTTTGGCCGTCGGTGCCGAGAAAGTCGGTGTCGCAGAACTGACAAACGGCTTGTGCCCGATCCGCTTCACGTCCGGTCCAGAGGTTGCAGTTGCTGAAACGGCAGAAAATGGCCGGCCGGCCGGAATGAAATCCTTCCCCTTGCAGTGAATAAAATGCTTCTTTGATGCGGTAGCCCATGGCGCGTTTCCCGGTTGTTTCTCGATGCGGTTTGATGCTATTTTTTACAATGAAAGGGTTTGAAAATGCTATAATGATTAGCTATTTTTTAGACCTTGTTGTTGACCTTGATTCGTATCAATTACGTTGAATTAAAACAGAATAGGGTTTATGCGTCGGTTGAAATGACTTTTCAGAGCGTTTAAACGCCGGTTTTTATCAGTGCATTTCACGCCACATATTTTTTAGGAGAGAGATTATACCAATGTCTGCCAAGACCTTATACGATAAATTGTGGGACAGCCACGTCGTCCGTCAGGAAGAAGACGGCACGGCGTTGATTTACATTGACCGTCAGTTGTTGCATGAGGTGACCTCGCCTCAAGCATTCGAGGGTCTGCGTCTCGCCAATCGTAAGCCTTGGCGAATTAATGCCAACTTGGCGACCCCGGATCATAACGTGCCAACCACGCCGTATAAAACGGTGGACGACATTGCCGATCCGATTTCGCGGATTCAGGTACAGACATTGGATGCCAATACCAAACATTTCGGCATTACCGAATTCGGCATTGGCGATATTCGTCAAGGCATTGTGCACGTAGTCGGGCCGGAAGAAGGGATGACCTTGCCGGGCATTACGTTGGTGTGCGGTGACTCTCATACGGCAACGCACGGGGCTTTAGGGGCTCTGGCGCACGGCGTGGGGACGTCGGAAGTGGAGCACGTGCTGGCCACGCAATGCTTGATTCAAAAGAAAATGAAGAACATGCTGATTAAGGTCGATGGTCAATTGCAGCCGGGCGTCACGCCGAAAGATGTGGTGTTGGCGATTATCGGCCAAATCGGTACCGCCGGCGGGAACGGTCATGCCATCGAATTCGGCGGACAGGTGTTCCGGGATATGTCGATCGAAGGGCGCATGACCGTGTGTAACATGGCGATTGAAGCCGGTGCGCGTGTCGGTTTGGTGGCCGTGGATGACAAGACCATCGAGTATGTGAAAGGCCGTCCGATGGCACCGAAAGGTGAACAGTGGGAGATGGCGGTCCAGGCCTGGCAAGATTTGAAATCCGACGACGATGCGGTGTTCGATAAGGTGGTGGAAATCGACGGTGCCAGCATCGAACCACAAGTGTCTTGGGGCACATCACCGGAAATGGTCTTGGACGTCAATGGCAAGGTGCCGAACCCGGCCAACGAGTCCGATGATGTTAAAGCCAGCGGCATTCGCCGGGCGTTGGAATACATGGGGTTGGAAGCCGATATGGCGATTACCGATATTCCGGTGGATTATGTCTTCATCGGTTCCTGTACCAACTCGCGCATCGAGGATTTTCGTGAAGCGGCGGCGGTCTTGAAAGGCCGCAAAGTGGCGGCTTCTGTTGAGCAAGCGATCGTGGTGCCGGGGTCCGGTCTGGTCAAGCAACAAGCTGAAGCCGAAGGGTTGGATAAGGTTTTCATTGAAGCCGGTTTCGAATGGCGTAACCCGGGCTGTTCGATGTGTTTGGCGATGAATGCCGATAAACTGCCGAGTGGTAAGCATTGTGCCTCCACGTCGAACCGTAACTTTGAAGGGCGTCAGGGGGCTGGCGGACGCACCCACTTGGTCAGCCCGCAAATGGCCGCCGCCGCCGCGGTGGCCGGCCACTTTGTGGACGTGCGTGACATGATGAAAGAAGCGGTATAAGGAGTCAGAATGGAAAAGTTTACGAAATTTACCGCCATTGTGGCGCCAATGGATCGCGCCAATGTGGATACCGATGCGATTATCCCCAAGCAGTTTCTGAAATCCATTAAACGCACCGGTTTCGGACCGAATTTGTTTGATGAATGGCGTTACGAAGACGTCGGCGAGCCGGGACGAGATAATTCCAAACGTCCGTTACGCAAAGACTTTGTGTTGAACCAGCCGCGTTATCAGGGTGCGCAAATTTTGATTGCGCGTGAAAACTTCGGTTGTGGTTCCAGTCGCGAACACGCGCCATGGGCTTTGAAAGACTACGGTTTCGACGTGATTATCGCGCCGAGTTTTGCCGATATTTTCTTTAATAACAGTTTTAAAAACGGAATCTTGCCAATCGTGCTGGACGAGCAGACGGTGGACGGTTTGTTTAAAGAAATTTTCGCGCAGGAAGGTTATGAGCTGACCATCGATTTGGAAAATCAACAAATCATCAAGCCGAACGGTGAGGCCATTACGTTTGATGTGGATGCCTTCCGTAAACATTGTTTGTTGAACGGGTTGGACGATATCGGTTTGACCTTGCAGCATGAAGATGAAATCAAAACCTTTGAAACCAAACATAAGGCGGCCTCGCCTTGGTTGTTTTGATGTGCGGCTAGGCATGCGTTTCATTGAATAAGTAATTTAAGTAAAGACACTGTAGAGACACTGTAAATGACAAAAGAAGTACTGATTTTACCTGGGGACGGCATTGGGCCGGAAATTACCGCCGAAGCGGTGAAAGTGCTGGAAGCCTTGCAAAAAAGCGATGGCCTGGACATCAAGATGACACACGACTTGGTCGGGGGTGCGGCTTATGATGCGCACGGTGTCCCCTTGGCGGATGAAACCTTGGAAAAAGCCAAACAGTCCGATGCGATTTTGCTGGGAGCTGTTGGCGGGTATCAGTGGGAGTCGTTGGATATTTCGGTTCGCCCGGAAAAAGGGTTGTTGTCTCTGCGTTCCAATTTGGAGTTGTTTGCCAACTTGAGACCGGCGTATTTGTTCCCGCAATTGGCGGATGCGTCAACGTTGAAACCGGAGGTTGTGGCCGGTCTGGATATTTTGATTGTGCGTGAATTGACCGGTGGGATTTATTTCGGTCAGCCGCGTGGTATCCGTACTTTGGAAAACGGTGAGCGCCAAGGCTACAACACTTATGTGTATTCCGAGTCCGAAATCAAGCGTATTGCGCGTGTAGCCTTCGATGCGGCGATGAAGCGTAACAAGAAGTTGTGCTCCGTCGATAAGGCCAATGTGTTGGAAGTGACGGAAATGTGGCGTGAAATCATCGATGAAGTCGCCAAAGATTATCCGGAAGTGTCGGTTCAGCATATGTATGTCGATAACGCCGCCATGCAGTTGGTATTGAATCCGAAACAGTTTGACGTCATGGTGACCGGTAATATGTTCGGCGATATCTTGTCGGATGAAGCGTCTATGTTGACCGGTTCCATCGGTATGTTAGCGTCGGCGTCATTGGATGCCAATAATAAAGGGATGTACGAACCGAGCCACGGTTCGGCGCCGGATATTGCCGGGCAGAACCTGGCCAACCCGTTGGCAACGATTTTGTCGGCGGCGATGATGTTGCGTTACAGCTTGGGCCATGAAGACTTGGCGGTGAAAATTGAAAACGCGGTCAGCAAGGTATTAGATCAAGGCTTGAGAACGGGAGATATCTGGTCGGAAGGCCTAACGAAAGTCTCGACCTCGGAAATGGGGGATGCGGTCGTCGCAGCACTGTAAAAGCGACGAACGAGTCGTGCATTTTTCGCGTAAACGTGTAAACTGCACAAAGCGTCTTTTGAGATTTTGAGATGAACAGGAAGCCTCCCGTTTAAAATGAAGAATCATTTTACAATCACCATCAGCGATGTACACGGTTCCCGCCATTTTTCGTTTAAGCAATTTATGCGAAAAATTGCTTTATTCGTGGTGTTGTTCATCTTTTTATTGCTGGCCGGTTCGGCGGCGGTGATCTGGTGGTTGAACCAGGAAATTGTCGATATTGAGGATAAGCGGGAAAACGCCGAACAGGAATATCGTACGGTGCTGGAAAAAAGCAAAAGCGCTTACCTATCGCTCGAAACCGAAAAGAAAAAGCTGCAAACCCAGTTGGACAATCGCTCGAAACAGATACAGTTTCTGGATCAGACGTTGAAAGGCTTGGAAGATCTGATTGGTGTTAAACCGGACGAAGATGCGCTGGTGACTGATCGGGTCAAAATTGTGCAACTGACCACCTTAGAAAAACAGGTGATGTTGGAGGATATTCCAAATGGCCGTCCGGTGAAAAAGTACCAAGGTGTCAGCAGCAGTTTCGGCTGGCGAACGCACCCGGTGAAAGGGACGCGTGAATTCCATCGTGGTATCGATTATCGCGGCAAGCGAGGTGACGGCATTATTGCGACGGCCAGCGGAGTGATTGAATATGCCGGTTACCATAAAAAAAGTGGTTACGGTCGTTTGATCATTATTTCACATGATTATGGCTTTAAAACGCTTTACGGTCATATGAGTAAACTGCTGGTGAAAACCGGTCAAGTAGTGAAAAAAGGCGAGTTGATTGGCGAAATCGGGTCGTCCGGCTTGTCTTCAGGGCCTCATTTGCATTATGAGGTCAGTTTTGTGCAGCGTAAGCTCAACCCTGTTCCGTTCATTAATTGGGGTTTGAAAGATTACGATGAAATATTTAAAAAGGTAAAAGGTGTTCCATGGGGATCTTTAAGTCAAATGGTTCAGGGTCGCGTCCAGCAGGTGGAAAAACAATTATTGCTGCGGGATGTAAAATAAGCGGTGAGATTAAAGACCTAGGTGGAGCCTTGCACATCGATGGGCATATCGATGGCATTATCGAAACCGACTACGATGTATCCATCGGAGATAAAGGCATTGTCACTGGTTTGGTCAAAGCGAAAACCATTGTCGTCAGTGGAACCCTGGAAGGAAAGGTGGCGTGTGAGAGCATTGATATTCTGTCCACCGGTAAGCTGCTCGGTGAAGTGGTCTGTGGCGAGATGATGATTGAGTCCGGCGGGAAATTCATTGGTGAGAGCCGCGAATTAACGGAAGGTGGCTTGATTGTCAGCTTCCCGGACGACGAAAAGAGCAAACTGGAAAATCAAGCGAGATCCGTGGTGGAAATGATTAAAAGTAAAAATGCCATTACGGATGATATTAAAGCAACGGACGCCGAAGCCGTTGCCACAAAATAAACAGCAAAGAAGGGAGAAGTATGTCAAAGCAGTATGATGTTGCGGTCGTAGGCGCCACAGGGGCGGTGGGCGAAACCATTTTGAAAGTGTTGGAAGAACGCAACTTCCCTGTTCGTAACCTTTATCCATTGGCGAGCAGTCGTTCAGCGGGTAAAAAACTGGAATTCAATGGCGGCTGGGTCGAAATTCAGGATTTGGCGACATTCGATTTCTCTAAAGTTCAGATTGGCTTGTTTTCTCCTGGGGCAAGCGTGTCCCGCGAGTATGCGCCAAAAGCGGCGGCGGCCGGTTGCGTGGTGGTGGACAACACGTCCGAGTTCCGTTATGACGACGATATTCCATTGGTGGTGCCGGAAGTGAATCCGGATGCCGTGGCGGGGTATAAAACCCGCGGCATCATTGCCAACCCGAATTGTTCAACCATTCAAATGCTGGTGGCCTTGAAGCCGATTCACGAAGCGGTGGGCATTACCCGTATCAATGTGGCGACCTATCAAGCGGTTTCCGGTTCCGGTAAAGAAGCGATTGACGAATTGGCGACGCAAACGGCCAATTTGTTGAACATGAAGCCGGTGGAAGCCAATGTCTATCCGAAGCAAATCGCCTTTAACTGTATTCCGCAAATTGATGTTTTCCAAGAAAATGGTTACACCAAGGAAGAGATGAAAATGGTGTGGGAAACCCAGAAAATCATGGGGGACGACAGCATTTTGGTGAATCCGACGGCCGTACGTGTGCCGGTCTTTTTCGGTCACAGTGAAGCCGTTCACATTGAAACCAAGGAAAAAATTACCGCGGAAAAAGCCAAGGAGCTGTTCAAAGCGGCCGACGGTATTGTTTTGATTGACGAGCACCAAGATGGCGGTTACCCGACAGCGGTAACCGACGCGGCGGATACCAATCCGGTTTACGTTGGGCGTGTGCGTGAAGATATTTCCTACGAAAAAGGCCTGGATTTGTGGGTCGTCGCTGACAACGTCCGTAAGGGTGCGGCGACGAACACGGTGCAGATTGCCGAACTGCTAGTTAAGGATCATATTTAATCCGTAATGGCGTTATTGGCAATTGGTATTGAGTATCAGGGCACGGCCTATTGTGGCTGGCAGCGACAACGTCATTGTGAGTCGGTGCAGCAGCACTTAGAAAGTGCCTTGTCAGAGATTGCCAATGAATCCATCGAGTTAAATTGCGCCGGTCGAACCGACACCGGTGTGCATGCCATTGGTCAGGTCGCGCATTTTGTGACCACGGCTGAGCGTCCCGACAAAGCCTGGGTGCAAGGCGTGAATACCAAGCTCCCGCGTGATATTCGGGCCATATGGGTAAAGTCCATGCCGGACGACTTTCACGCCCGTTTCTCGGCGGTGGCGCGCCAATACCGTTATGTGATTTTCAATCGTTCCGTGCATTCGGCCATTTTGGCGCATCGTGTGACTTGGGAAAGCTGGCCGCTGGATGAGCAGGAAATGCATCAGGCGGCACAGGCACTCATCGGCGAGCGCGATTTTTCGTCTTTTCGGGCGGCCGGCTGCCAAGCGGCGCATGCACGTCGGGAAGTACAGTGGATTGAGGTCTCGCGTCGCGGTGACTTTGTGTTTGTCGATATTCGCGCCAATGCGTTTTTGCATCACATGGTACGTAATATCGTCGGCACTTTGTTGGAAGTCGGTCGCGGCGAAAAGCCGGAGACTTGGGTGACGGAATTGCTGGCGAAGCAGGACCGAACGCAAGCGGGGATGACGGCGCCGGCGGATGGGCTTTACTTCGTGAATGCCTTTTACCCAGAAGCCTTTGGACTTCCGGTGGTTGAATTGAACGAATTGTTATGGCAAGGGTGATGTGATGCGAACACGCATTAAAATTTGTGGCATGACACGGTCTGAGGATGCGTTGGCGGCGGCGGAAGCCGGAGCCGATGCCTTGGGATTGGTGTTTTACCCGCCCAGTCCGCGTCATATTGAAATCGACCAGGCCTGGTCGATTATCGAGGTTTTGCCAGCCTTTGTGACCACGACGGCATTGTTCGTCAACCCCGAGCCAGGCCTGGTGAAAACCGTGATTCAGCGTTTAAAAATCGATTTGCTGCAGTTTCACGGCGATGAATCCGCCGAATTTTGCGAGCAGTTTGAGCGACCGTACATCAAAGCGGTACGCATGCAGTCGGACACGGATTTGGCTGACTTATCGCAGCGTTACGCGTCGGCTCAGGCGTTGTTGCTCGACACCTATGTGAAAGGCGTACCGGGGGGGACCGGTGAGGCCTTTAACTGGGATTGGGTCGAGCCCTCGAAGCGAGATAAAGCCTGTTTGCCGGTTATTTTGGCCGGCGGGCTGACGGCCGAGAACGTCGGACGGGCGGTTCAAACCGTTCAACCTTGGGCCGTGGATGTCAGCGGCGGGGTGGAAGCCGAACCGGGTAAAAAGTCGGTGGCACAGATTCAAGCGTTTGTGGAAGCGGTCAGCGCGTCCGCACGAACCTAAAATTGAGATGAAAAGTGAGTTCAAGAATGAGTGTTGATTATTCGCAATATCCTGATTCAAAAGGACATTTCGGTATTTATGGCGGCATCTTTGCGCCGGAAACCTTAATGGCGGCGTTAGAGGGGCTGAATAAACAGTATGAAAGTCTGAAAAACGATCCAGAATTTCTGGCCGAATTGACCAAAGACTTTCAGGACTATGTTGGGCGCCCAAGCCCTCTTTATTACGCCGAGCGATGGTCTGAATCCTTGGGTGGTGCGAAAATCTACCTGAAGCGCGAAGACTTGAATCACACCGGTGCGCACAAGATTAATAACACCATTGGGCAGGCCTTATTGGCGAAGCGTCTTGGAAAAACGCGCATCATCGCCGAAACCGGTGCCGGGCAACATGGCGTAGCCAGCGCAACTGTCGCGGCGCGTCTCGGTTTGGAATGTGTCGTCTATATGGGTGCGGATGACGTGGTGCGTCAAGCGCCCAACGTGGCTCGCATGAAAATGCTGGGCGCCGAAGTGGTGGCGGTGGAATCCGGTACACGCACTTTGAAAGATGCCTTGAACGAAGCCATGCGCGACTGGGTCACCAATGTGGACGATACCTTTTACATTATCGGCACCGTGGCCGGGCCCCACCCGTATCCGGCGATGGTGCGTGATTTTCAAGCCGTCATCGGGCGAGAAGCCAAGCAGCAGCACATGGAAAAAGAAGGGCGTTTACCGGATGCCTTGATTGCCTGCGTGGGCGGTGGCTCTAATGCCATTGGGCTTTTTTATGATTTCTTGCCGGACGAGTCGGTCTCGATTTACGGTGTCGAAGCCGGTGGTCACGGCTTGGAAACCAACGAGCATGCCGCGCCTTTATGCAAAGGCAAGCCTGGTGTGTTACATGGTAACCGTACCTATTTGATGGAAGACGAAGACGGGCAGATTATGGGAACACATTCCATTTCCGCTGGCCTGGATTATCCGGGGGTCGGGCCGGAGCACTCCTGGTTAAAAGACATTGGGCGAGTGGACTATGTGGCGATTAATGATGATGAAGCCTTGCAAGGTTTCCGTGATTTGACGCGTTATGAGGGCATTATTCCGGCCTTGGAGTCGAGTCATGCCTTGGCGTATGCCACGAAGTTGGCGCCGACCATGCGCCCGGACCAGACTATTGTTGTGAATTTGTCCGGTCGTGGCGATAAAGATATGAATACCATCGCGAAGATAGAGGGGTTTGAGTTTTAAGATGAATCGAATTGATGCAACGTTGGCGGCCTTGAAAGAACAAGGTAAGACCGCTTTAATCCCCTACATCACCGCGGGTGATCCACACCCGGATATGACCGTTTCGTTAATGCATTCGCTGGTCGAACAGGGCGCGGATATGTTGGAGTTGGGCGTGCCGTTTTCCGATCCGATGGCGGATGGTCCGGTCATTCAAAAAGCCGTTGAGCGTGCGCTGGCGTACCATGTCAGCATGAAAGATGTTTTTCGTTATGTGACGGAATTCCGAAAAACCGACACTCAGACCCCGATTATCTTAATGGGGTATTTGAACCCGATTGAAGCCATGGGCGTGGAAACCTTTGCGAAGCATGCCAAAGAAGCCGGTGTGGACGGTGTTTTGACGGTGGATATGCCGCCGGAAGAAACCAATGGTTATTTGAGCGCTTTACAGGATGAAACTTTAAACCGCATCTTCCTAGTGTCCCCAACGACGCCGGACGGTCGTTTAAAAGCCGTGAACGATATGGGCAGTGGGTTTGTTTATTACGTGTCGTTAAAAGGCGTGACCGGTTCCAAAGCGTTGGATGCGTCTGACGTGGCGCAACATGTCGGGCACTTGAAACAAAAAACGGCCATGCCGGTGGCGATTGGTTTCGGGATTCGCGATGGCGACACCGCTTATCAAATGGCGAAACTGGGCGATGCCATTATTGTCGGTTCGGCTTTGGTGAGTTTGGTTGAACAGAACGCCGATCAAGAATTATCTGTGATTGAGCAGGTATTGAGTGATAAAATGCGCGAATTCAAACAGGCGATCAATAAAGCGGACAGCGAATAACGCCTTAAATAAACAGACAAGATATGCAACAGGCCGTTACGGATCAATGGCCGTTTGGAGAACATCATGAGTTGGTTTGAAAAGATTTTACCGAGTATCAAGCAAGTGGCGGAACGCAAGAAAAACGTTCCGGAAGGGCTGTGGACCAAGTGCCCGAAATGCGAAAGCACCTTGTACCGTGCCGAAGTGAAACGTAACCAGGAGGTCTGCCCGAAGTGTGATCACCATATGCGTTTGGGCGGGCGTGATCGTTTGGAATCTTTCTTGGATGATGGAACGGCGGTTGAAATCTCGGCGAACATTTCGCCAATCGATGCTTTGAAATTCAAGGACCTGAAGCCTTACAAGTCCCGTATTGCGCAAGCGCAAAAAGCCACCGGCGAAAAAGATTCTTTTGTGACCATGGTGGGCGAAATTCAAGGCCTGGAAGTCGTGGCCGGAGCATTTGAATTTAAGTTCATGGGCGGTTCCATGGGGTCGGTGATGGGCGAAAAATTCGTGCGCGCGGTGAATGAAGCCATTGAGCGCCGTTGCCCGTTGATTGTGTTCTCCGCCAGTGGCGGCGCGCGCATGCAGGAAGCCTTGTTTTCGTTGATGCAAATGGCCAAGACCAGTGCGGCGCTAGGAAAATTGCGTGACCAGAATTTACCGTTTATTTCCGTTTTGACGGACCCGACTATGGGGGGCGTCTCGGCCAGTTTTGCGATGTTGGGTGACCTGAATGTCGCCGAACCAAAAGCCCTGATCGGTTTTGCCGGACCACGCGTTATCGAGCAAACGGTGCGCGAAAAACTGCCGGAAGGCTTTCAGCGCAGTGAATTCCTGTTGGAGCACGGCGCCATTGACATGATTATTCACCGTCATCAATTGAGTGCCGAGTTGGCTTCCGTTTGCCGTATGCTTTTGAAAAAGCCGGCCTGATGCATTCCTGAAGCCGTGAAACCGACATCCCACTCCAGTCTGCAAGCTTGGATTGATTGGCTGGTGTCCTTGCATGCCGAGGAAATCGACCTTGGTATCGAGCGCGTGAAATCCGTTGCTGAAATTATGGGGTTGCTCCCTATGGCGCCGACGGTCATTTCCGTGGCGGGGACCAACGGCAAAGGGTCCAGTGTGGCGATGCTGAACGCCATTTATCAAGCGGCCGGATTTCGAACCGGCGTGTTTACCTCGCCTCATCTCTTGCGTTTTAACGAACGTATTCTTTTGGCCGGTCATGAAGCGACCGACCAGCAAATTGTCGACGCTTTCTGTGCCATTGAAGCCGCTCGTGGGCACATCAAACTGACGTATTTTGAATTTTCGACCTTGGCCGCGCTTTGGCTGTTTGCACAAGACTCGTTGGACGTGGTGATTTTGGAAGTCGGTCTTGGCGGGCGATTGGACGCGGTCAATTTGGTGGATGCCGATGCCAGTTTGATTACGGCGATTGATGTCGATCATCAAGATTGGCTGGGGTCGGATCGCAGTCAGATTGCCGTGGAAAAGGCGGGCATCATGCGGTCGGAGTGCCCCAGTGTGTGTTCCGATGCCGATGTACCAATGGCGTTGTTGGATTATGCGGAGCAGCATCACGTGCCGTTGCAGTTACTGGGGCGCGACTTCGGTTATGCCGAAAATGACCAGGCCTGGTCGTTTGCATCGGAAGGAACGGTTCGCGATGGATTGCCGATGCCCGCCTTGAAGGGGCGCTTTCAGTTGCAAAATGGCGCCGGGGTGTTGGCGTTGATTGAACAATTACAAACGCGTTTGCCGGTGTCGGAAGCCGCCATTCATATGGGACTGGAAACCGTCACGCATGCCGGGCGCTTGCAATCCATTGAGCGGGGAGTACAACACTGGTTGGTGGATGTGGCGCACAACCCCCAGGCCGCGATGGAATTGGCCCGTTTTCTCGATGCACACCCGATCATGGATGTGGCAATTTTCTCGGTATTGGC
This window harbors:
- a CDS encoding M23 family metallopeptidase, with protein sequence MKNHFTITISDVHGSRHFSFKQFMRKIALFVVLFIFLLLAGSAAVIWWLNQEIVDIEDKRENAEQEYRTVLEKSKSAYLSLETEKKKLQTQLDNRSKQIQFLDQTLKGLEDLIGVKPDEDALVTDRVKIVQLTTLEKQVMLEDIPNGRPVKKYQGVSSSFGWRTHPVKGTREFHRGIDYRGKRGDGIIATASGVIEYAGYHKKSGYGRLIIISHDYGFKTLYGHMSKLLVKTGQVVKKGELIGEIGSSGLSSGPHLHYEVSFVQRKLNPVPFINWGLKDYDEIFKKVKGVPWGSLSQMVQGRVQQVEKQLLLRDVK
- a CDS encoding polymer-forming cytoskeletal protein → MHIDGHIDGIIETDYDVSIGDKGIVTGLVKAKTIVVSGTLEGKVACESIDILSTGKLLGEVVCGEMMIESGGKFIGESRELTEGGLIVSFPDDEKSKLENQARSVVEMIKSKNAITDDIKATDAEAVATK
- the truA gene encoding tRNA pseudouridine(38-40) synthase TruA, which codes for MALLAIGIEYQGTAYCGWQRQRHCESVQQHLESALSEIANESIELNCAGRTDTGVHAIGQVAHFVTTAERPDKAWVQGVNTKLPRDIRAIWVKSMPDDFHARFSAVARQYRYVIFNRSVHSAILAHRVTWESWPLDEQEMHQAAQALIGERDFSSFRAAGCQAAHARREVQWIEVSRRGDFVFVDIRANAFLHHMVRNIVGTLLEVGRGEKPETWVTELLAKQDRTQAGMTAPADGLYFVNAFYPEAFGLPVVELNELLWQG
- a CDS encoding phosphoribosylanthranilate isomerase, translating into MRTRIKICGMTRSEDALAAAEAGADALGLVFYPPSPRHIEIDQAWSIIEVLPAFVTTTALFVNPEPGLVKTVIQRLKIDLLQFHGDESAEFCEQFERPYIKAVRMQSDTDLADLSQRYASAQALLLDTYVKGVPGGTGEAFNWDWVEPSKRDKACLPVILAGGLTAENVGRAVQTVQPWAVDVSGGVEAEPGKKSVAQIQAFVEAVSASART
- the trpB gene encoding tryptophan synthase subunit beta, with the translated sequence MSVDYSQYPDSKGHFGIYGGIFAPETLMAALEGLNKQYESLKNDPEFLAELTKDFQDYVGRPSPLYYAERWSESLGGAKIYLKREDLNHTGAHKINNTIGQALLAKRLGKTRIIAETGAGQHGVASATVAARLGLECVVYMGADDVVRQAPNVARMKMLGAEVVAVESGTRTLKDALNEAMRDWVTNVDDTFYIIGTVAGPHPYPAMVRDFQAVIGREAKQQHMEKEGRLPDALIACVGGGSNAIGLFYDFLPDESVSIYGVEAGGHGLETNEHAAPLCKGKPGVLHGNRTYLMEDEDGQIMGTHSISAGLDYPGVGPEHSWLKDIGRVDYVAINDDEALQGFRDLTRYEGIIPALESSHALAYATKLAPTMRPDQTIVVNLSGRGDKDMNTIAKIEGFEF
- a CDS encoding aspartate-semialdehyde dehydrogenase, translating into MSKQYDVAVVGATGAVGETILKVLEERNFPVRNLYPLASSRSAGKKLEFNGGWVEIQDLATFDFSKVQIGLFSPGASVSREYAPKAAAAGCVVVDNTSEFRYDDDIPLVVPEVNPDAVAGYKTRGIIANPNCSTIQMLVALKPIHEAVGITRINVATYQAVSGSGKEAIDELATQTANLLNMKPVEANVYPKQIAFNCIPQIDVFQENGYTKEEMKMVWETQKIMGDDSILVNPTAVRVPVFFGHSEAVHIETKEKITAEKAKELFKAADGIVLIDEHQDGGYPTAVTDAADTNPVYVGRVREDISYEKGLDLWVVADNVRKGAATNTVQIAELLVKDHI